In the genome of Deinococcus budaensis, the window ATGACCGGCGCCAGCAGGGCCAGCGCCGCGAACGTCAGCAGGATCAGAGCGCCGAACACGGCGAGCTTGTTGGCCAGGAAGCGCCCCAGGGCCTTGTTCCTCCGCCAGGCGCGCAGGCGGGAAGGTGGCGAGGCGGGCAGAGACCGGGCCATCACTGGTACCGGATGCGCGGATCGACCGCCGCATACGTAAGATCGACGAGAAAGCTCACGGCGAACACCGCGAGCGCGGAGGTGAGCACCATGCCCTGGATGACCGGCAGGTCGCGGGTGAACACCGCGTCCACCAGCAGCCGCCCGAAGCCCGGCACGCTGAAGATCTGCTCGGTGATGACCGCGCCCCCCAGCAGCCCGCCGAGTTGCAGGCCGAAGGCCGTGATGACCGGAATCAGGGCGTTACGCAGCCCATGCTTGATCAGCACGCGCGAGTGGGTCACGCCCTTGGCCCGGGCAGTCCGCACGTAGTCCTGGGTCAGGGCCTCGGTCATGCTGGCGTGCAGATAGCGGGTGAGCACCGCCGCCGACGCGGTCCCCAGCGTGATCGCGGGGAGGATCATCAGCGAGAGGTTGCGCAGCGGGTCCTCGGCAAAAGACACGTACCCGCTGGCCGGAATCCACGCGAGCTGAACGCTGAACACGTAGATCAGCAAAATCCCCAGGAAGAAGTTGGGAATGCTGATCCCCGCCAGCGAGAGCAGCGTCACCACCCGGTTGGTCAGCCCCCCGGGGTTCAGGGCGCTGAGCAGTCCGGCAGGCAGCGCGATCACCAGCGCCAGCAGCATGGATAGCACGGCGAGTTCAGCGGTGGTCGGCAGCTTGTCCGCGATCAGGGCCGCGACGCTGGCGTTGTCCTTGACGCTGGTCCCGAAATCGAACCGCAGGGCGTCAAGCAGCCACTGGCCGTATTGCACCGGCAGGGGCTGGTCGAGGCCCAGGCTGCGGCGCAGTTCGGCCAGGGCCTGCGGCGTCGCTTCCTCGCCCAGCAAGAGCCGCGCGGGATCACCGGGTAGAAGACGAACCATGGTGAACACCAGAACGGTGACCACCAGGAGGGTCGGAAGGGTCGAAAGCAGGCGGCGCAGCGCGAACTGGATCACGGGAAAAATGCTCCTCGGCGCCGAAGCCGGGCGGGAGAAGCCTGGCTCCACGGGCGCCCGTCACCTTCAGAAACCGGACCTTCGGGAACTGCCTACTTCAGCGACACGTCTTTGAAGCGCATGATGCCGTCCGGGATGGGCTTCAGGCCGCTGACGGCCCGGCTCATGCCCAGGACGTTGCGCTGGTGGTACACGAAGATGTAGGGCACGTCGCTGCGGATGGTGTTGAGCGCCACGTTGTAGCTGGCCTTGCGGGCCGACATGGCCGTCTGGGCGCGTGCCCTGTTCAGCAGGGCGTCCACCTGCTTGTTGCTGTAGCCGGAGTAGTTGTTCGTCCCGCCCGTCACGAAAAACTCGTAGATGTTGCCGTCGGGGTCCGGGCGACCGCTCCAGCCCAGGATCAGGGCGTCGAAATCCTTTTTGTCCGAACGCTCCAGCAGGGTCCCGAACTCGACCTGCTCGATCTTGGCGTTGATCCCTGCCTGCGCGAACATCGCCTGGTAGAGCTGGGCGAGCTGGGTGGTGACGGAGCCGGGCGTGGTCAGCAGGGTAAAGGTGAGGTTGCTCTGGCCCGCCTCCTGAAGCTTGCGGCGGGCCAGGGCCACGTCGGGCTTGGGCGCGCTCCCGGCGATGTAGACGGGTGAGCTGGGCGCGAAAGGCCCCGTGGCGGGGGTCACCGTGTTGTAGAACACGACCTTGTCAACGGCCTCGCGGTCGATCACCGTCGCGAGGGCCTGCCGCACGGCCTTGTTGTTGAAGGGGGCGCGGGCCGTGTTGAGGTGGATGCCCTGGTAGCCCAGCCCGGCATAGTTCATCACGTCGAACCTGGCGTTCTTGTCCAGCTTCGAGATGTCCTTGGGGTCGATGGGATTGATGACCTGCACGGCGCCCGAGAGCAGGTTGGCGTAGCGCACGTCGCCGTCCGGGAAGGGGCGGAAAACCAGTCGGCCGATCTTGGGCGCGCCGTCCCAGTAGCTCTTGTTGGCTTCCAGCGTGATGTTGTCCTGCCGCTTGCGGCTGACGAACACGAAGGGGCCGCTGCCCACCGGCTCGTTGCCAAAGTCCTTTCCGGCTTTCTGCGCCGCTTTGGGATTCACGATCATGCCCGAGCGGTCCGCGAGCACCGCGAGCAGCGGGCCGTAGGGCTGGCTGAGCGTGATCTGCACGCTGGTGGGGCTGAGGACCCGGACCTCCTTGACGCTTTTCAGCTCGCTCTTGCGGGCGCTGCCCTCCAGGGTCATGTGGCGGTCCAGCGAGAACTTCACCGCGTTGGCGTCGAGCGGGGTGCCGTCGTGGAATTTCACGCCGGGGCGCAGGGCAAAGGTATAGGTCAGGCCGCCGTTGGTGACCTTCCAGGACCGGGCCAGCATCGGCACGACCTTGAGGTTCTGGTCGAGATCGACCAGCTTGTCGAAAATCTGGTTGAGCACCTGGCGGTCGACCAATGCGCTCGACAGCGTGGGGTCGAGACGCGGCGGGTCGGCGTCCAGCCCAACCGTGAGGGTCTGGGCCGCAGCGGTGCCGAGGGCCAGCAGGGCGAACAGTCCGAGGGTCTTGGCGTGGCGCATGGGCGTCTCCTTGGTCACAGCGTGACTTCCCCGGCAGGGCGGGAAGACCGGTCCTGGGCCGTGGGCTTGAGGGCGGACGTTTCGACGACGGCGGTGAGGTGGTCAAACATCGCGGTCCTGGCGCGCTCGGGATCGTTGGCGAGGATGGCCTGCGCGATGCGCCCATGCTGGGCGATAGTAAGTTCGGGCAGGTGGCCGGTCAGGGCCGTGGTCCGCAGGTCGCTCAGCAGGGAACGCAGCAGGGCGAGCACTTCGAGGATGACCGGATTGCCCGCCGTCTGCGCGACGAGCTGGTGAAACTGGAGGTCCTCTTTGGACAGCCGCAGGCCCCGCGCCGCCGCCTCACGCTGCTGGTTCAGGGCGAGTTCGAAGGCCGGGGCGTGCCCCGCCGCCGCGCGCCGTGCGGCGAGGGCCGCGACTTCCGGCTCCAGCAGCAGGCGGAATTCCAGCAGATCGAGGGCCGCCTGGGGACTGCCGCTGAGCAGGCCGCGAAAGGGCAGACTCAGGGTCTGGGCGTTGGGAGAGCGCACGTAAGTTCCGTCGCCCTGGCGGACTTCCACCTGCCCCAGCAGTTCGAGCTGGCGAAAAGCGTCGCGCAGGCTGGCCCGCGACACCCCGAAGCGGGCGCTGAGTTCGCGCTCTGGCGGAAGGCGAGTGCCACTAGGGTACGTCCCGTTGCGAATAAGGAGCAGAAGCTCGTTGGCGACCGTGTCTGACAGTTTGACCTTGCGGATGACACTCGGCACTCGACCTCCTAGACGTACATCAACGCTGGAAGAGGTAGTATGGTCAGACCAATTGTATGTGGACCGAGTGTACCTCCTGGCTGCTGAAAATGCACGTCTGTTCTGACTAGACAGACCGCCTGAGCACGCCTCTGCGCGCTCCTCGTCAGCCTGACGCGATGGGGCGCTCCCCGACCTGGCCCGGCGTGGGAACCGGCCCTGCGGTCGGCGGGCAGGCCGATAGGCAGGCTCCGGCAGGCCGCCCGGTAGGCGAGGGAAAGCCGGTCTTGGGCCTGGTGCTCGCTGACGGTGCCGTCCGGGTGCGTCAGGGTGACCGTGTGGACCTCGGTGGCCAGCGCGGCGAAGCGGACGCGCTCGCGGCGGCTGCAACAGCGGTAGCCGTGGGCGCGCAGGTGGTCGCGGTACACCCGGCACACGTCGCTCATGGGGACCACCCGGCGGGGACCTGTGCTTGCGAGGTCGGTGCGGGGAAACTCGCGAATCAGAACAGCGGATGACCCCAGCAATTCAAATCACAGAGCGAAGTGGTCGGCACCACCCCGACAGCAGATGGGAATGCCCGGCCGCCCGGATTCGGACAGGCGGCAGAAGTTTTGGCGATGACAACACCAGGCCGTTCCCGGTGTGGGAGCACCTCAAGCGGTGACCACCCATCCCCGAAAGGCGAACCCGGTATAGAACAGGCTGACCCCCCGGAACCCGGCGTCCCGCAAGGTGGCCTCGTCCTCCTCCGGCGTGAGGATGTGCAGGCGCGCGTCCAGGGCCACCCAGGCCTTCGCCGCCTGCTGAGGCTCGATGCCGGAAGTCACCAGGAAGGCGGCGTGGCGTGACAGCCACAGGTCCCGCTCGCCTTCCCCCTGCGGAAAGCTGAAGTGGGCCACCACGAACGGCGCGCCGGGCCTGAGACGGCGGTGAACCTGGGCCATATGGGTCTCCCTGAGAGCACCACTGATGACTGGGCTTGCCCCGATTGTGCGTAGTTGAAGTTAAGCGGCTGTAGCTTGGCGTTCGAACTCCAGGGGCGTCAAGTACCCCAGGGTGGAATGGCGGCGCTGGCGGTTGGAGAAGACTTCAATGTCCTCGAAGACGGCTTGGCGGGCAGCCGCACGGCTCTCGAAGATGACCTCCTCGAACAGCTCCCGTTTCAGGGAGCTGAGAAAGCCCTCCACGACGGCGTTGTCCCAGGAATCCCCCTTGCGGCTCCTGCTGCCCCTGGCCCGCAGGCGGGCCAGTTCTGCCTGAAAGAGCCTGCTGACGTATTGGCTGCCCCTATCGCTGTGATGGAGCAAGCCCGAGGGCGGATCACGACGCCTGGCGGCCATCTGGAATGCGGCCAGCGGCAGAGTGGCGGGCATGGACGCGGCCATCGCGTACCCAATCACGGCCCGCGAATACAGGTCCAGGGTGACCGCCAGGTACAGCCAACCCTTCCGGGTGGGCACGTACGTGATGTCGGACGCCCAGACCGGATTGGGCTGCGGAACCTCGAACTGGCCTGGCGTTCCAGGCGGTTGGGGCAGACCGGGAGAGGGTGGTGGCTGTCGGTGGTGCGCAGCCAGCGGCGCTTCCCTATGCCCGGAGACCCCCCGAGCGCATCAGGCGAGCCACACGCTTTCGAGACCCCCGCAGACCTTCGGCCCGCCGTTGCGCGTGAAGTCGTGGCGCCCCATATCTGCCCTTACTCCGCTGGTGAGCGTCCTGGATGCGCTGCTCCAGCAGCGCATCCTGCTGCTTGCGGTCGGAGATCGGCCTTCTCCGCCAACGGTGGTACCCACTCACCGACACCTCCAGCACCCGGCACCTCACGTCCAGACGGGAGTGCTCGCGGTGAGCGTGGATGAAGCGGTACCTCAGCGCGTGGTTTCTTTGGCGAAGAAGGCCGCCGCTTTATTCAGGATTTCGCGCTCCTGGCGCGAGATCTCGTTTTCTTTGCGGAGTCTCTGAATCTCCTGCTGTTCCGGGGTCAGGACCGGCTTCCCCTGACCAGGACAAGCCGCCTCGCCCTTTTCCTGTTCGGCGTTCATCCACTTCCGCAGTAATGAGACGTTGATGCCCAGGTCGCGGGCGGTGCCCGAGAGCTTGCCGCCGGTTCGGGCGAGTTGCACTGCCGTAACGCTTGAACTCGGCGGTATGAATGCTGCGGTTTGTCATGATGGCGCCTCCCCTCTTCGAGGCTGACCTCCACCTGCGCACAACCGGGTCACCCTCAGTGCAGCGGGCAGCCTGAAGTTCAGGTGGCTCACCAGGAACGTCGACCCGCTCCTCGTGAACTTGCCCGAAGCTCCCAGCCTGGCGACATCCCCTTCGCCGCGACGGACGGCGCGGGGCAGCAGCCTGGCCTCACGGGTTTTCCACCCTTTTCCAGCACACTTCCAGCTCGCCTACGGTGACGCGGCCACGCGGTCCCGGCCCGCCGCCTTGGCCTCGTACAGCTTCTCGTCGGCCAGAGCGATCATCTTCTCGTGGTCGCGCACGTCCGTCCGGGCGCAGACGCCGATGGACAGGGTCACCTCGAGGTCTGGTGCCAGCTCAGACCAGGGATGATGCCGCACCGCAAGGCGAAGCCGCTCGGCCATGTCCGCTGCTTGTTGGGGGGTGGCGTGGGGGAGCACCACCAGGAATTCCTCGCCGCCGTAGCGGCCCACCAGGTTTCCGGGACGGCAGAGGTCCTGAAAGAGCCGCGCCGCCCGGCGGAGGACCTCATCGCCCACCGGGTGGGAGAAACGGTCGTTAATCTGCTTGAAGTGGTCGAGGTCCACCATCAGCAGGGCGAGCGGGTGGCCCGTCTGCCGGTGTTGCTCGAAGGCCTGCAGCAGCCGCTCCTCGATGTGGCGGCGGTTGTACACGCCGGTCAGGCCGTCTTCGCGCAACTGGCGCTCCAGCCGCTTGGACTGCTCCTGCAGCGCCGCCAGCAGCGCGGTCTTCTCGCGGTTGGCTTTTTCAAGTTCGGCGTTTGTCCCGGCCAGTTCCAGCGTGCGGATCCTGTAGGCCTCTGCCTCGGCGCGGGCCCGCTCGGCCTGGTGCTCGACCATCAGGGCCGCCGTGCGCTGCGAGTTCTCCTGGCGGTAGATCTCCAGGTCGAGCGCGTACGCGGTCTTGAGATGCTCAGTTGCCTGCACCGGGTCAGCAGCACCCTGGTAGGCCGCCGCCAGATCCCGGTGCGCCTCGGCGGCGGCACGCTTGATGCCGTAGCGCTCGGCCAGGATGCGGGCCTCTTCAAGGAGTGGCTGTGCCCCCTGACCCCCGCCGTTACGCAGCAGGCCCCGGCCAAAATACAGCGCTGCCCACACCGCCACTTCCGGGTACCGCTCGGCAACCGGGGAGACCCGGTGCCACGCGTCTGTGTACAGCTTCAGGGCTTCTTCCCAAGCCCCCTGTTCATCCATGGCCCGGGCCAGGGTGGAGGTCGACACGATGTCGAGCATGAAGTTGCCTTGTTGCCTTGCCAGCGCCACGGCCTGCCGACCTTCGTCAACCGCCGCTTGCAGCTGCCCTGTTTCCAGATGGAGATCTGAAAGGTTGTACCGGCACAGCAGCTCGCCGTCCGCGCTGCCCTCCCTCAGGTGCATGCCCAGCGCTTCTTGAAAGTATTCGGCAGCCTTGCCGAAGTCCTCCAGATTTTTGTAGAGGAGCGCCAGGTTTCCCAGCATCTTCGCTTCGCCGCTCAGATCCCGCAGCTTTCTGGACAGCTCAATGGCCTTGAGGCAGCAGGCGACGGCCTTTTCCGTGGAGTGCAGGCTGGCGTGAACCCAGCTCAGGATGTTGAGGCTGTCACGCTGCAGTGGGAGGTCAGGCAACCGCTCACCGATCTCCAGCGCCTGACCCAGCAGGTCCAGGGCCTGTGAAAGCTCCTGCATGTGAAAATGCGCGAAGGCCAGATTCCTGAACCCGAACCCGGTGCCGCGGGCGTACCCGTGCTGCTGCGCCAGCGTCAGGGCCGCCTGGGTCCGTTCCCGCAGCGCCTCGGGATCCTGGGACCGCAAGTCCCACGCCTGGTCCAGCATGGCGTCGATCAGGGCCTGGGCCTGACGCTCGGCGTCCGTCAGCACCGGTTCCCCTCCCGCCTCTTCGGGGGCTCCCCCGGGGTCCGCCGCCGGGCGCGGCTGCTCTTCCGGGAACGTCTCGTGCTCGCCCCGGCGCAGCAGCTCGGCAAAGGCCCCCACAATGTCCGGGTCAAAGTGCTTTCCAGCTTGCGCCTGCAACTCGGCGAGCGCGTCCTCGGGGGGCCACGCCGCCTTGTACGGACGTTGGGTGGTCAGGGCGTCCCAGACGTCCACGACGGCGACGATCCGGCCAACCAGGGGAATCTGTTCCCCAGCCAGGCCCTGGGGATAGCCGCTGCCGTCCCAGCGCTCGTGGTGGGTCAGCGCAATCTGCTCGGCCAGACGCAGCAGTTCCGAGCGTCCACCCTGCAGCACGCGCGCGCCAATGGTGGTGTGGTGCCGCATCACCGCATGGTCCTCGGGCGTGAACTTCTCCTGCTTGAGCAGCACGGCGTCGGGGACGCCGATCTTGCCCACGTCGTGGAGCCGCGCGGCGAGGCGAATCAGGTGGACGTCCCGGGCCGGCAGGCCGAAAGCCTGGGCCAAGCGTCCGGCGAGGTTGCCCACCCGGTGGGTGTGCAGGGCGGTGCGGTCGTCGCGGTACTCGGCTGCGACGCCCAGCCGGGTCACGGTCTCGAGTTGTGCCTGTTCCAATTCCTCGGTGCGTGCCCGCACCTGCGCCTCCGCGTCCTCCTTGGCGCGCAGGGCCACGTCGTTGAGCTGGCGGTACATCTCCGACTGGTGCCGGGCCTTTTCCAATTCGAGCTGATCGGTCAGGTGCCGCAAGCGGCGGTCACTGTCCTCCCGGAACAGCTCACGCTGCCCCCGAATCACTTGCTCTTGGTGAACCAGGGCGTCCTCCAGGTCCCCCAGGACCCGCAGGCTGGCCGCGAGCTGTTCGCGGGCCAGCAGGGCCTCGCGGGGCATGGACCCCGCAGTCAGGGTCAGCGCTTCCCGCAGGTGCCCGGCAGCGGCCTCATGCTCGCCGCGCCCAGCATGCAGCGCACCCAGGTGGATGAGGGTGCTGGCCAAGACAGGCTTGTCGTCGAGGCTCCGGGCCAGCTCCCGCGCCTCGTGCAAGGTGGCGCGGGCCAGGTCGTCTTGCCCCAGGGCGGACTGGACTTGTCCCAGCGCATCCAGGGTACCGGCCTCCTCGTGCCGCAGGCCATGGGCACGGGTGATGGTCAGGGCGTGCAGGAACGCGTCCAGGGCGCCGCGGTACTCCCCACGCTCGCGGTACACGATCCCCAGTTCGTTGTGGCCGGCCGCCATGCTCAGAAACGTGCCGGTGCGTTCCCCCACCTCGATGCCGGCCCGCAGGGACGCCTCGGCCTCGGTCAGGTTTCCCAGCTCGCGGTAGACCTTGCCCACATTGACCAGGCACATGCTCAGGAGGCTGTTGAGCGATACCTCATGGTTGCGCAGGAACTCCAAGCAGCGCAGGAACGAGTCAAGGGCCTGCATGAAGTGCCCCAGGCCCTCGTGCACCAGGCCCAGGTTGTTGAGGGCTTTGGCATGGCCCTCGCGGTCCCCCAGGCGCAGGCGCAACTCGGCGAGCCGCTCCAGGGTCGAAGCGGCCTCCACGAAGTTCCCCTGGCGAAACTGCACCATGGCCTGAAGGTCCAAGACCTGCACCAGCACGCTGTCCATGGCCATATGCCCGCTGAGACGAATCACTTCCTCGCACAGCGGCAGTGCGAGGTCGAAGCGTTCGAGCTGCTCGGCACAGCGCAGCCGCAGCAGCAGCGCCTCGCCGTACAGCGCGGCGTGCGGGACTTGCAGATAAGCCCGGGCGGCCTGCTCGGCGAGCAGGTCGCCCCGTTCCGGATCACCCAGCGCCAGCGCCGCCAGGGCCTGGGTGTGCAGCGCCTCGGCCACGCCCAGGGTATACCCGGGCGCCTGCACCTGGCCCAGAATCCCCGCCGCCCGGTCCCAAGCGGCTTGAGGATGGTCCGGCACCAGTGCCCGGGCCTCCCGGTTGAGCGCGTCACTGTCTTGGCGCAACCGCTCCAGGGCTTGTGCCTCCGAGTTCTTCGTGCTGCTGCTGCTGCTGTTCGTCATAGGATCCCTAGGGGGCAAGGTGAGGCGAGTCAGGGGGAAGACGTCGGCCGGAATCCAGGAGACGAGGATCCGGCCGGGAAGCCACCAGCAGGGCCAGCTTAACGGACGCTCTTCAGAAAGGCACCCACATTGATGGCCCCCTGGCCCAACAGGGCCGATCCACCGGCGGCGAGGTTCGGGTTGTTCGGCGCCACGCTGGTGGCTGTGGCGCCGAGCTGCTGCGCCAGGCGTCCCCGGTCGTCCCCGCTGTAGGCTTCTCCCAGGGCGAGCGCCAGCGCTCCTGCCAGGACCGGTGCGGCGAAAGACGTGCCCTTGACGGCAACGACCGTGCCGTTCAGGCCTGCGGTGACCAGGTCGTCGCCGGGCGCGAGGACTTCCAGGTTGCCGCCGTAGTTGGTCCAGGGCGTGAGTGTGTAATCGCTCCGGATCGCGCCGGCGTTGATCGCGTACTGCCCCAGCGTCGTGTTCTGGGTGCTGCTTCTGGCAGGGTACTGAACGTACCTCGTGCCGTCGTTGCCGGTGGGCAGCGTCACGTACACTCCCTGTTCGGCGGCCTCCCGGATCGCTTCGGTGAGCGTGCTGTCGTACCCCGACACGGCCGAGACGTTGATGATGTCTGCGCCGCTGGCGACCGCGTGACGCACGGCCGCCGCGACGGTATCTGCGGGCGTCTCGCCGCTGGCCTTCAGGGCGCGCAGGGGCAGGATGGTGGCGCCGGGGGCCACCTGCAGGATCAGGCCTGCCACGGCGGTGCCGTGACCGGACACCGTTCCGCCGTCCTCCTCCTGGGGCACGGCGTCGTTGCCGATAAAGTCGCGCCAGTGGGCGGCGTCGGCGAGGTGATCGGCAAAGGCGGGATGGCCCAGGTCAAGGCCGGTGTCCACCACAGCGACCATAACGCCCTCGCCCAGATGAGGGGCCTGGGCCTGACCCGCCGCGAGGTGGATGGCTTCCCAGTCGGCCAGGTTCTCCGCAAAGGTGTTGCGCAGCCCACCCGGGAGGGTACTGGCCCAGAGGTCGTCGGTGGCCCTGGCCCAGGCCCCGTAGGACGCTCTGGCCCAGGCTCCATAAGAGGCGCTCGCCTCGGCCACCTTGACGTGGGTTGAGGTGGCTCCTGGGAGAGCGAGGGCCGCCGCGGGGGGGGGCGCTGTGGGCGAGCCATTTCCGGCCGGCACGGTGCCGCAGGCCGACAGGAGGGCCGCAACCCCGGCCAGCCGCATGGTGTTCTGGAGCAGGGACGACATCATGGATTCCTAACGGTACACGTCAACGAGGCGGAAAGCAGAGACTGTCCCGAAGCCCAGGCCGTTTGGGTAAGCGGGATCCGAACCGGGCCGGGCCGTGCTGTTGAGGTTCCCCATCAAGGCCTTTGCGCCGGAACTTTCGGTGATGTTCAGGCCGGTGCTGAGCGCCAACGCGAGGATCCCGGACACGACCGGGGCGGCGAAGGACGTGCCGGTGGCGTCCACGACGTTGCCGCCGGGAAACAGGGTACGAATCCTCTCTCCAGGGGCGGTCAGCTCCAGGTGGTGGCCGTAGGTGCTGAAGCTGGATTTCAAAAAGGTGCCCGTAACGCTCCCCACCCCCACCGAACCCTGGCCCTGTGAGCCGGTCAGGTAGTCGGCCGGCGCTGCGGGGAAGAGCACGTTGGTGTCCCCCGAGTTGCCCGCCGCAGCGACCACCACGATGCCCTTGCCGATGGCGGCACTGACGGCGGTGTTCAGCGCTTTCACGTCTGCATTCGAGCCCAGTGACAGGTTGATGACTTTCGCCCCCTTGAGGACGGCGTAGTTGATGGCGTCGGCCACCGTGGCCACGTCGCCCTCGCCAAAAGGGTCGAGGACGCGAAGGGCAAGAATGGTGGCCTTGGGCGCGACTTGCGCGATGATCCCCGCCACGGCGGTGCCGTGCCCGTACCCCTGGGAATAGGTGCCGTCGGTGTTGCCATTGACCTCGCTGGGATCCAGGTCTCCCTGCACATAATCCTTGCCGTTGGCCAGGTCGAGCCTTCCCTGCAGGCCGGGGTGGTTCAGATCGATCCCGGTGTCGATCACCGCCACCTTAATCCCACTGCCCTGTTCTGGAACCAAGGCCTGCGCGCTGCTCAGGCCAATCGCGTCCCAGTTGACGATGTTTTCGGTGAAGGTG includes:
- a CDS encoding ABC transporter permease subunit; protein product: MIQFALRRLLSTLPTLLVVTVLVFTMVRLLPGDPARLLLGEEATPQALAELRRSLGLDQPLPVQYGQWLLDALRFDFGTSVKDNASVAALIADKLPTTAELAVLSMLLALVIALPAGLLSALNPGGLTNRVVTLLSLAGISIPNFFLGILLIYVFSVQLAWIPASGYVSFAEDPLRNLSLMILPAITLGTASAAVLTRYLHASMTEALTQDYVRTARAKGVTHSRVLIKHGLRNALIPVITAFGLQLGGLLGGAVITEQIFSVPGFGRLLVDAVFTRDLPVIQGMVLTSALAVFAVSFLVDLTYAAVDPRIRYQ
- a CDS encoding FCD domain-containing protein produces the protein MPSVIRKVKLSDTVANELLLLIRNGTYPSGTRLPPERELSARFGVSRASLRDAFRQLELLGQVEVRQGDGTYVRSPNAQTLSLPFRGLLSGSPQAALDLLEFRLLLEPEVAALAARRAAAGHAPAFELALNQQREAAARGLRLSKEDLQFHQLVAQTAGNPVILEVLALLRSLLSDLRTTALTGHLPELTIAQHGRIAQAILANDPERARTAMFDHLTAVVETSALKPTAQDRSSRPAGEVTL
- a CDS encoding ABC transporter substrate-binding protein, which translates into the protein MRHAKTLGLFALLALGTAAAQTLTVGLDADPPRLDPTLSSALVDRQVLNQIFDKLVDLDQNLKVVPMLARSWKVTNGGLTYTFALRPGVKFHDGTPLDANAVKFSLDRHMTLEGSARKSELKSVKEVRVLSPTSVQITLSQPYGPLLAVLADRSGMIVNPKAAQKAGKDFGNEPVGSGPFVFVSRKRQDNITLEANKSYWDGAPKIGRLVFRPFPDGDVRYANLLSGAVQVINPIDPKDISKLDKNARFDVMNYAGLGYQGIHLNTARAPFNNKAVRQALATVIDREAVDKVVFYNTVTPATGPFAPSSPVYIAGSAPKPDVALARRKLQEAGQSNLTFTLLTTPGSVTTQLAQLYQAMFAQAGINAKIEQVEFGTLLERSDKKDFDALILGWSGRPDPDGNIYEFFVTGGTNNYSGYSNKQVDALLNRARAQTAMSARKASYNVALNTIRSDVPYIFVYHQRNVLGMSRAVSGLKPIPDGIMRFKDVSLK
- a CDS encoding tetratricopeptide repeat protein; translated protein: MTNSSSSSTKNSEAQALERLRQDSDALNREARALVPDHPQAAWDRAAGILGQVQAPGYTLGVAEALHTQALAALALGDPERGDLLAEQAARAYLQVPHAALYGEALLLRLRCAEQLERFDLALPLCEEVIRLSGHMAMDSVLVQVLDLQAMVQFRQGNFVEAASTLERLAELRLRLGDREGHAKALNNLGLVHEGLGHFMQALDSFLRCLEFLRNHEVSLNSLLSMCLVNVGKVYRELGNLTEAEASLRAGIEVGERTGTFLSMAAGHNELGIVYRERGEYRGALDAFLHALTITRAHGLRHEEAGTLDALGQVQSALGQDDLARATLHEARELARSLDDKPVLASTLIHLGALHAGRGEHEAAAGHLREALTLTAGSMPREALLAREQLAASLRVLGDLEDALVHQEQVIRGQRELFREDSDRRLRHLTDQLELEKARHQSEMYRQLNDVALRAKEDAEAQVRARTEELEQAQLETVTRLGVAAEYRDDRTALHTHRVGNLAGRLAQAFGLPARDVHLIRLAARLHDVGKIGVPDAVLLKQEKFTPEDHAVMRHHTTIGARVLQGGRSELLRLAEQIALTHHERWDGSGYPQGLAGEQIPLVGRIVAVVDVWDALTTQRPYKAAWPPEDALAELQAQAGKHFDPDIVGAFAELLRRGEHETFPEEQPRPAADPGGAPEEAGGEPVLTDAERQAQALIDAMLDQAWDLRSQDPEALRERTQAALTLAQQHGYARGTGFGFRNLAFAHFHMQELSQALDLLGQALEIGERLPDLPLQRDSLNILSWVHASLHSTEKAVACCLKAIELSRKLRDLSGEAKMLGNLALLYKNLEDFGKAAEYFQEALGMHLREGSADGELLCRYNLSDLHLETGQLQAAVDEGRQAVALARQQGNFMLDIVSTSTLARAMDEQGAWEEALKLYTDAWHRVSPVAERYPEVAVWAALYFGRGLLRNGGGQGAQPLLEEARILAERYGIKRAAAEAHRDLAAAYQGAADPVQATEHLKTAYALDLEIYRQENSQRTAALMVEHQAERARAEAEAYRIRTLELAGTNAELEKANREKTALLAALQEQSKRLERQLREDGLTGVYNRRHIEERLLQAFEQHRQTGHPLALLMVDLDHFKQINDRFSHPVGDEVLRRAARLFQDLCRPGNLVGRYGGEEFLVVLPHATPQQAADMAERLRLAVRHHPWSELAPDLEVTLSIGVCARTDVRDHEKMIALADEKLYEAKAAGRDRVAASP
- a CDS encoding S8 family serine peptidase, coding for MMSSLLQNTMRLAGVAALLSACGTVPAGNGSPTAPPPAAALALPGATSTHVKVAEASASYGAWARASYGAWARATDDLWASTLPGGLRNTFAENLADWEAIHLAAGQAQAPHLGEGVMVAVVDTGLDLGHPAFADHLADAAHWRDFIGNDAVPQEEDGGTVSGHGTAVAGLILQVAPGATILPLRALKASGETPADTVAAAVRHAVASGADIINVSAVSGYDSTLTEAIREAAEQGVYVTLPTGNDGTRYVQYPARSSTQNTTLGQYAINAGAIRSDYTLTPWTNYGGNLEVLAPGDDLVTAGLNGTVVAVKGTSFAAPVLAGALALALGEAYSGDDRGRLAQQLGATATSVAPNNPNLAAGGSALLGQGAINVGAFLKSVR
- a CDS encoding S8 family serine peptidase gives rise to the protein MMKQRQLWTSRGVLALIALLVSACGSSPDVGLAGPGLQPQATTGVVNRLSAFRYVHTLAGVPATETPSTLKSLYGGQVLVYDPVARTAVLANNSSAKGKYDAAVESNTRVYKVAEQGLAAWSSGYNAWGSGYNAWGSGYNAWGSGTTSSATTFTENIVNWDAIGLSSAQALVPEQGSGIKVAVIDTGIDLNHPGLQGRLDLANGKDYVQGDLDPSEVNGNTDGTYSQGYGHGTAVAGIIAQVAPKATILALRVLDPFGEGDVATVADAINYAVLKGAKVINLSLGSNADVKALNTAVSAAIGKGIVVVAAAGNSGDTNVLFPAAPADYLTGSQGQGSVGVGSVTGTFLKSSFSTYGHHLELTAPGERIRTLFPGGNVVDATGTSFAAPVVSGILALALSTGLNITESSGAKALMGNLNSTARPGSDPAYPNGLGFGTVSAFRLVDVYR